In one Sulfitobacter sp. LCG007 genomic region, the following are encoded:
- a CDS encoding DNA adenine methylase — MSFRYIGSKARIVEAIIDHIGAPDGGVFVDGFSGTGAVAEAASRAGWPVHVNDHLASSAIMSYARVTSKADIPFKGLSGYKNAIAALNEAVPVRGFIWREYSPASSGHCDVSRMYFTEENAQKIDGMRQKIRAWRQGDIITPHEERVLIADLMRASNRVANTAGTYGCFLSKWQRQSLDALVIEPGEYLEVSPHATMSTRDVHQVPCTPEDTVYLDPPYTKRQYAAYYHILETIALGDEPQVEGVCGIRPWREKASDFCYKVRAAKAIERLISELPARRIFLSYSTEGHVPIKSLSDSLAGIGELSVHSLQNIGRYRPNKAASKAASDVGELLFCIEKTKEAKRVAA, encoded by the coding sequence ATGTCATTCCGGTATATTGGCTCCAAGGCGCGTATTGTGGAAGCCATCATTGATCACATTGGCGCGCCTGACGGCGGTGTATTCGTGGATGGCTTCTCGGGGACAGGAGCAGTTGCCGAAGCAGCGTCCCGCGCTGGCTGGCCCGTTCACGTTAACGATCATTTGGCTTCCTCGGCCATCATGTCCTACGCGCGCGTGACGTCCAAAGCCGATATCCCTTTTAAGGGGCTTTCGGGCTACAAAAACGCGATTGCCGCTCTTAATGAAGCAGTGCCCGTGCGCGGCTTCATTTGGCGCGAGTACAGCCCAGCATCATCAGGTCATTGCGACGTCTCCCGGATGTATTTCACCGAAGAGAACGCCCAAAAAATCGATGGCATGCGGCAGAAGATCCGCGCCTGGCGGCAAGGCGATATAATTACGCCACATGAAGAGCGCGTTCTCATTGCCGATTTGATGCGCGCTTCAAACCGTGTCGCAAATACTGCCGGAACCTATGGCTGCTTTCTGTCCAAATGGCAGAGGCAATCGCTAGATGCCTTGGTGATCGAGCCTGGTGAATATCTCGAGGTCTCTCCGCATGCGACCATGAGCACGCGGGACGTTCATCAGGTGCCGTGCACGCCGGAGGATACGGTCTATCTAGACCCTCCCTACACCAAACGCCAATACGCAGCCTATTATCACATTCTTGAAACCATCGCCCTTGGTGATGAGCCTCAAGTTGAAGGGGTCTGCGGCATTCGTCCATGGCGAGAAAAAGCATCTGACTTTTGCTATAAAGTCAGAGCCGCGAAGGCTATCGAGCGTCTTATTTCGGAACTCCCGGCTCGCCGTATTTTCCTTTCCTATAGCACCGAAGGTCACGTCCCGATCAAATCGCTTTCCGATTCTCTAGCTGGCATCGGAGAACTCAGCGTTCATTCGCTTCAGAATATCGGTCGCTATCGCCCTAACAAAGCCGCCAGCAAAGCCGCCTCCGACGTCGGAGAGCTG